One region of Wyeomyia smithii strain HCP4-BCI-WySm-NY-G18 chromosome 3, ASM2978416v1, whole genome shotgun sequence genomic DNA includes:
- the LOC129729802 gene encoding tyrosine--tRNA ligase, cytoplasmic, protein MTALTWEEKEQLITRNLQEVLGQDNMRTILKERDLKIYWGTATTGKPHIAYFVPMSKVADFLKAGCEVTILFADLHGYLDNMKAPWSLLQERTKYYEAVIKAMLTSLEVPLEKLKFVRGTDYQLSKEYTLDVYKLSSVVTQHDAKKAGAEVVKQVEHPLLSGILYPGLQALDEEYLKVDAQFGGVDQRKIFTFAEKYLPQLGYAKRVHLMNPMIPGLTGGKMSSSEDDSKIDLLDSAAKVKSKIKKAFCEPGNIEDNGLLKFVKHVIYPMFKAGEGFEIKRKPDFGGDLKFETYESLEASFASQELHPGDLKGAVEIYINRLLEPIRKIFDDEFHRQLSERAYPTGAKAGGKKATTQQVAGENTPDKVELKVGQIVEAVKHPDADSLCILSVDIGGETKKSIVSNLMAYYALEDLKNRSVVTLTNMKSSKIRGVESEGLVLCAFNADKYEPLAVPEGAKIGERIIVEGFDNTKAEVAQLNPKKKVWDKIQAELKTNSDGEAMWKEFSLLTLNGDKVSSSLKGCNIK, encoded by the exons ATGACGGCTTTAACTTGGGAGGAAAAAGAACAGCTGATAACGCGCAATCTACAGGAGGTTCTCGGGCAGGATAACATGCGTACCATTCTGAAAGAGCGCGACCTAAAAATATATTGGGGCACAGCCACCACCGGTAAGCCGCACATTGCCTATTTCGTACCGATGTCCAAAGTGGCCGATTTTCTGAAGGCTGGCTGTGAAGTTACGATTTTGTTCGCCGACTTACATGGATATCTCGATAACATGAAGGCTCCGTGgtcattgctgcaagaacgaacaAAGTACTATGAAGCCGTTATTAAGGCAATGTTGACGTCCTTGGAAGTTCCGCTGGAGAAGCTAAAGTTCGTACGCGGAACAGACTATCAACTGTCCAAGGAATACACGTTGGATGTCTACAAACTATCGTCGGTGGTAACGCAGCACGATGCCAAGAAGGCAGGAGCCGAGGTAGTCAAACAGGTTGAGCATCCGCTGCTGTCCGGTATTTTGTATCCAGGTTTGCAAGCTTTGGACGAAGAGTACCTAAAAGTAGATGCTCAATTCGGGGGTGTGGATCAGCGTAAAATTTTCACCTTTGCGGAGAAATATTTGCCCCAGCTGGGATATGCCAAGCGAGTACATCTGATGAATCCGATGATTCCAGGGTTGACTGGAGGTAAGATGTCTTCCAGTGAAGATGATTCTAAAATAGATCTTCTCGACAGTGCCGCCAAGGTGAAGTCCAAAATTAAAAAAGCTTTTTGCGAACCCGGTAACATTGAAGACAACGGATTGCTGAAGTTTGTTAAACATGTCATTTATCCGATGTTTAAAGCCGGTGAGGGATTTGAAATTAAGCGGAAGCCTGATTTCGGCGGAGATCTTAAATTCGAAACCTACGAATCTTTAGAAGCAAGCTTCGCGTCCCAAGAGTTGCATCCCGGTGATCTGAAGGGGGCGGTGGAAATCTACATAAATCGTTTGTTGGAGCCTATTCGCAAGATATTCGATGATGAGTTTCATCGCCAGCTTTCGGAACGGGCTTACCCAACGGGGGCGAAGGCAGGCGGTAAAAAAGCGACCACGCAGCAAGTTGCAGGTGAAAATACACCCGACAAGGTTGAGCTTAAAGTGGGCCAAATAGTAGAAGCGGTTAAACATCCGGACGCCGACAGTCTTTGCATCCTGAGTGTGGATATTGGAGGCGAGACAAAGAAAAGCATCGTAAGCAATCTGATGGCCTATTACGCGTTGGAAGATTTGAAAAACCGGTCGGTTGTTACACTAACAAACATGAAATCATCGAAAATCCGTGGAGTAGAAAGCGAGGGACTGGTGTTGTGTGCCTTCAATGCGGATAAGTATGAACCTTTAGCTGTTCCCGAGGGAGCTAAAATTGGCGAACGTATTATTGTGGAAGGTTTCGATAATACTAAGGCGGAAGTGGCACAGTTGAATCCTAAAAAGAAG gtttGGGATAAGATTCAAGCGGAGCTAAAAACCAACTCCGATGGCGAAGCAATGTGGAAAGAATTCTCTCTATTAACGCTAAATGGTGATAAAGTTAGCAGCTCGCTAAAGGGATGTAATATCAAGTAG
- the LOC129729801 gene encoding zinc finger and SCAN domain-containing protein 2 has product MSASCVACRIRGSGMVAIFKHPNGLDQMFTSVTGVEVEDEDHLCIPCYDDLKAAHLFKQKAIQNNILRISRPTASTRSGDSNRTSRPDVDHKENVLITENSTNPSEEQTSNVEITTTSATEADIFEEHLIIRSDDDDDDEEEEDSEMQEESEVLEVKIDLAELQSTAELDQPTSSAAPEQPVNIGSDVKVVQQFKLEPIRCDECGKSFSKTTLLQKHMRSCHQSESTDDNEQLGPGALASLPTVHNLMCEYCFQEFSILKEKYEHETVHATETKPYKCPQCDGTFKDKVGLRSHIRIHSAVKRFKCQYCEMRFHQRGNLTAHERTHVGSKPYLCPQCGKGFAESGNLKNHIRYHTGERPYACSECPKRFRTHYSRTVHFRSHNNDRPFRCTECDKCFYSSGKLIIHRRVHSGEKPYKCGTCPAKFADSSGLRRHSKTH; this is encoded by the exons ATGAGTGCATCTTGCGTCGCATGCCGGATCCGTGGGTCCGGCATGGTAGCGATCTTCAAGCACCCAAATGGACTGGACCAGATGTTTACGTCCGTCACGGGAGTCGAG GTCGAAGATGAAGATCATCTGTGTATACCCTGCTACGATGACCTAAAAGCTGCCCACCTATTCAAACAAAAAGCTATCCAAAACAACATCCTCCGGATAAGTCGTCCGACGGCTTCTACCAGGTCGGGTGATAGTAATCGTACGAGTAGACCGGATGTCGATCACAAAGAAAATGTACTGATAACAGAGAACTCCACCAATCCGTCAGAGGAGCAAACATCAAATGTAGAGATAACCACCACTTCTGCTACAGAGGCTGACATTTTCGAGGAGCATTTGATAATTCGatccgatgatgatgatgatgatgaagaaGAGGAGGACTCGGAAATGCAGGAGGAAAGCGAAGTCTTGGAGGTCAAAATTGATTTAGCAGAACTCCAATCCACGGCTGAGCTTGATCAGCCCACTTCCAGTGCCGCTCCGGAGCAACCCGTTAACATTGGTTCTGATGTTAAAGTAGTTCAGCAATTTAAACTCGAACCAATTCGGTGCGACGAGTGTGGAAAGTCTTTTTCTAAGACTACACTACTACAGAAACATATGCGGTCTTGTCACCAGTCCGAATCGACAGACGATAACGAACAGCTTGGCCCGGGAGCACTCGCTTCACTGCCGACCGTTCACAATCTGATGTGCGAATATTGTTTCCAGGAATTTTCTATTCTGAAAGAAAAATACGAACACGAAACGGTTCACGCGACGGAAACTAAACCGTACAAGTGTCCGCAGTGCGATGGTACTTTTAAGGATAAAGTGGGTCTACGAAGCCACATACGAATTCATTCTGCCGTGAAGCGGTTCAAGTGCCAATACTGCGAGATGCGTTTCCATCAGCGGGGAAATTTGACTGCTCACGAGCGGACCCACGTCGGTTCGAAACCATATCTGTGTCCGCAGTGCGGAAAGG GTTTCGCTGAAAGTGGCAATCTAAAAAATCACATTCGCTATCATACGGGAGAGCGCCCGTACGCGTGCTCTGAGTGTCCCAAGCGCTTTCGGACCCATTATTCGCGGACGGTTCACTTTCGGTCGCACAACAACGATCGTCCGTTTCGTTGCACCGAATGTGACAAGTGCTTTTACTCGTCCGGGAAACTTATCATCCACCGGAGGGTCCACAGCGGTGAGAAACCGTACAAGTGTGGTACATGTCCGGCCAAGTTTGCCGACAGTAGCGGGCTGAGGCGGCATTCGAAGACACATTGA